A section of the Buteo buteo chromosome 27, bButBut1.hap1.1, whole genome shotgun sequence genome encodes:
- the CYP2W1 gene encoding cytochrome P450 2W1 gives MAAFTALFICGVCALLLSAALYVLKVFKQSALNLPPGPFPLPIIGNLHLLDIRRQDKSLIKLSEKYGPVFTVHLGFQKVVVLTGYEAVNDVLLNTADVFADRPAIPIFYHIQRGNGVFFSSQELWKTTRRFTIATMRDLGMGKRLGEEMMLEELQFLIQLIKSFKGGPFQLRFLNMAPTNITFAILFGRRFDYEDPTFLTLLRLIDEVMHLLGSPFLHLFNFYPFLGFLLKPHKMILKKVEEVCVILKKCIKESKESINENNLRSYIDALVFKQEEQNKSNTLFHDANILASALDLLMAGTETTSTTLQWAILLLMKYPEIQKKVHAEIERVLGPGCFPTFEDRKKMPFTNAVIHEVQRFVTLLPHVPRCTSVDTHFKGYFIPKGTTVIPLLASVLLDKTQWETPDEFNPNHFLDADGNFVKKKAFLPFSTGRRNCIGESLATMELFIFFTGLIQKFTFKPPPGVKESELDTTAEAGFTMRPHPQCVCAVLRQ, from the exons ATGGCTGCCTTCACAGCCCTCTTCATCTGTGGGGTGTGCGCATTGCTTTTATCAGCTGCACtctatgttttaaaagtttttaagcAGTCAGCTTTAAATTTGCCCCCCGGTCCGTTTCCTCTTCCGATCATTGGCAACCTGCATTTGCTGGATATCAGAAGGCAAGACAAGTCACTAATAAAG cttTCAGAGAAATATGGCCCCGTGTTCACCGTCCATTTGGGTTTTCAGAAGGTGGTGGTGCTCACTGGCTATGAGGCAGTAAATGACGTCCTACTGAACACGGCGGATGTGTTTGCGGACAGACCAGCTATACCCATATTCTATCACATCCAGCGTGGAAACG gtgtgttcttttcttctcaagAGCTCTGGAAGACGACACGGCGGTTCACCATAGCCACCATGCGGGATCTCGGCATGGGGAAGCGTCTTGGAGAAGAAATGATGCTCGAGGAGCTTCAGTTTCTCATCCAGTTGATCAAATCCTTTAAAG GTGGACCTTTCCAATTACGATTTTTGAATATGGCTCCCACCAACATCACCTTTGCTATTCTCTTTGGGAGAAGGTTTGATTATGAAGACCCAACGTTTCTCACTCTGTTAAGACTCATAGATGAAGTTATGCACCTTCTTGGCTCTCCCTTCTTGCAT ttaTTTAATTTCTACCCATTCCTTGGATTTCTCCTCAAACCTCACAAGATGATACTGAAAAAAGTAGAAGAGGTGTGTGTGATCTTAAAGAAGTGCatcaaggaaagcaaagaaagtatTAATGAAAACAACCTGAGGAGCTACATTGATGCATTGGTATTCAAACAAGAG gagcaaaataaaagcaatacaCTTTTTCATGATGCAAATATATTGGCCTCTGCACTCGACCTGCTCATGGCTGGCACTGAGACAACATCTACAACATTGCAATGGGCCATCCTGCTGCTGATGAAGTACCCAGAGATTCAAA AAAAGGTGCACGCAGAGATTGAGCGAGTTCTTGGCCCTGGCTGCTTCCCTACATTTGAGGACcggaaaaaaatgccatttaccAATGCGGTGATCCACGAGGTGCAGAGATTTGTCACCCTCTTGCCCCATGTTCCACGGTGCACCTCTGTTGACACCCACTTTAAAGGCTACTTCATCCCCAAG GGAACAACAGTGATTCCTCTGCTCGCCTCCGTGCTGCTGGATAAAACGCAATGGGAGACGCCAGATGAATTCAACCCCAACCATTTCCTTGATGCAGATGGGAACTTCGTAAAGAAGAAAGCGTTCCTGCCCTTCTCCACAG GGCGGAGAAACTGCATCGGAGAAAGTCTTGCTACGATGGAActcttcatcttcttcacagGCTTGATCCAGAAATTTACTTTTAAGCCTCCACCTGGGGTCAAAGAATCGGAGCTGGACACGACCGCAGAGGCTGGATTCACCATGAGACCCCATCCACAGTgtgtctgtgctgtgctgcGCCAGTAA